The Streptomyces sp. RKAG293 genome includes a region encoding these proteins:
- a CDS encoding enoyl-CoA hydratase/isomerase family protein has protein sequence MSDSVLYEVSDGLATITLNRPDAMNALNVETKVALREAVRGAAADSQVRAVLLTGTGRAFCVGQDLKEHVGLLMEDRESGTGATMSTVREHYNPIVTALATMPKPVVAGINGVAAGAGAGLAFASDYRVVADTASFNTSFAGVALTADSGASWTLPRLIGHGRAADLLLFPRKVTAQEALELGIANKVVPAADLAAEALAVARSLAAGPTVAYAAIKASLAYGTDHSLLETLEKEDELQTVAGASEDHRIAVEAFLKKEPPRYLGR, from the coding sequence ATGTCCGACAGCGTGCTGTACGAGGTGAGCGACGGGCTCGCGACCATCACCTTGAACCGTCCCGATGCCATGAACGCCCTGAACGTCGAGACCAAGGTGGCGCTCCGCGAGGCCGTCCGCGGCGCGGCGGCGGATTCCCAGGTCAGGGCCGTTCTGCTGACCGGAACCGGGCGCGCCTTCTGCGTCGGACAGGACCTCAAGGAGCATGTCGGCCTGCTGATGGAGGACCGCGAGTCCGGCACGGGCGCCACGATGTCGACCGTCCGGGAGCACTACAACCCCATCGTCACCGCCCTCGCGACGATGCCGAAGCCGGTGGTCGCGGGAATCAACGGGGTCGCCGCGGGCGCCGGGGCGGGCCTGGCGTTCGCCTCGGACTACCGGGTGGTCGCCGACACCGCGAGCTTCAACACGTCCTTCGCGGGGGTGGCACTGACCGCGGACTCGGGCGCGTCGTGGACCCTCCCCCGGCTGATCGGCCACGGCCGCGCCGCGGACCTGCTGCTCTTCCCCCGCAAGGTGACCGCTCAGGAGGCCCTGGAGCTCGGTATCGCCAACAAGGTCGTCCCGGCCGCGGACCTGGCTGCCGAGGCCCTGGCGGTGGCACGGAGCCTCGCGGCGGGCCCGACGGTGGCCTACGCGGCGATCAAGGCGTCGCTGGCGTACGGGACGGACCACTCGCTCCTGGAGACGCTGGAGAAGGAGGACGAGCTCCAGACGGTCGCGGGCGCGTCGGAGGACCACCGGATCGCCGTGGAGGCGTTCCTCAAGAAGGAGCCGCCGCGCTACCTGGGCCGCTAG
- a CDS encoding cell division protein DivIVA, which yields MFWFMLIALVAVVAAVALAVLGDGGPLRDADPDRIDDRLPADRPLVRADIDGLRLPVAVRGYRMLDADEVLDRLAAELAERDARIADLESALAGAQATALATPALLDTPPSLRKEPEDHPHD from the coding sequence TTGTTCTGGTTCATGCTCATCGCGCTGGTCGCGGTGGTCGCCGCAGTCGCACTGGCCGTACTCGGCGACGGCGGCCCGCTCCGTGACGCGGACCCGGACCGGATCGACGACCGGCTGCCCGCCGACCGCCCGCTGGTCCGCGCCGACATCGACGGGCTGCGGCTGCCGGTGGCCGTGCGCGGCTACCGGATGCTCGACGCGGACGAGGTGCTGGACCGCCTCGCGGCGGAGCTGGCCGAACGGGACGCGCGCATCGCGGACCTGGAGTCGGCCCTGGCCGGCGCCCAGGCGACCGCCCTGGCCACCCCGGCGCTGCTGGACACCCCGCCCTCGCTCCGCAAGGAGCCGGAGGACCACCCCCATGACTGA
- a CDS encoding esterase family protein, translating to MGLTSPLFFVVLIVAAVAAVAGAVLLWGRVPGPRLLRLPARVGMIVVCQLTAVFVVMAGVNNQYGFYASWDDLLGGGSGGGSMNASAKHKAPPPGPAQLTVKFDPYAQGFRKADVLGAKSGASGDVMVWTPPQYDKKEYANTRFPVIVVLHGLPGSPRSFLRAMRLGQIMERQITEGKAEPAILVLPTITPKGAKAGCADAPGRGKGGTWLAQDVPDVVAHNFRTLPAPSGWAVMGISTGGYCAARLALDYPSRYVAGAALAPDNPAEGPRSPLWLAHNTKPNVDLLVGSSVQDPESPPRFADWLGHAVQAPTTVTPMLLDTGGHNWKTWGRMFPDALTWVSSHLEAPRVVPLASPDAP from the coding sequence ATGGGACTGACCAGTCCGCTGTTCTTCGTGGTGCTCATCGTCGCGGCCGTCGCGGCCGTGGCGGGGGCCGTGCTGCTCTGGGGGCGCGTGCCGGGCCCCCGGCTGCTCCGGCTGCCCGCCCGCGTCGGGATGATCGTGGTGTGCCAGCTGACGGCGGTCTTCGTGGTGATGGCCGGGGTGAACAACCAGTACGGCTTCTACGCCTCCTGGGACGACCTGCTGGGCGGCGGCAGCGGGGGCGGCAGCATGAACGCCTCCGCGAAGCACAAGGCGCCGCCGCCGGGACCGGCGCAGCTGACGGTGAAGTTCGACCCGTACGCGCAGGGGTTCCGCAAGGCGGACGTGCTCGGCGCCAAGTCCGGCGCGTCGGGGGACGTCATGGTCTGGACGCCGCCGCAGTACGACAAGAAGGAGTACGCGAACACCCGCTTCCCGGTGATCGTGGTGCTGCACGGCCTGCCCGGGAGCCCCCGCAGCTTCCTGCGCGCCATGCGGCTCGGCCAGATCATGGAGCGGCAGATCACCGAGGGCAAGGCCGAGCCGGCCATCCTCGTCCTGCCGACGATCACGCCCAAGGGCGCCAAGGCCGGCTGCGCCGACGCGCCGGGCCGGGGCAAGGGCGGCACCTGGCTCGCCCAGGACGTGCCGGACGTGGTCGCGCACAACTTCCGTACCCTGCCCGCCCCGAGCGGCTGGGCGGTGATGGGCATATCGACCGGCGGCTACTGCGCCGCCCGGCTCGCCCTCGACTACCCCTCCCGGTACGTGGCGGGCGCCGCGCTGGCCCCCGACAACCCCGCGGAGGGCCCCCGTTCACCGCTGTGGCTGGCCCACAACACCAAGCCGAACGTGGACCTCCTGGTGGGGTCGAGCGTCCAGGACCCCGAGAGCCCGCCGCGGTTCGCCGACTGGCTCGGGCACGCGGTCCAGGCGCCGACGACCGTCACCCCCATGCTGCTGGACACCGGCGGCCACAACTGGAAGACCTGGGGACGGATGTTCCCCGACGCGCTCACCTGGGTGAGCAGTCATCTGGAGGCGCCGCGCGTTGTGCCGCTGGCCAGCCCTGACGCGCCGTGA
- the dapE gene encoding succinyl-diaminopimelate desuccinylase, giving the protein MTASPLDLSQDAAVVTAQLVDIPSVSLAEKALADIVEEALRALPHLTVDRDGDAVVARTNLGRAERVVLAGHLDTVPIADNLPSRLDADGLLWGCGTTDMKSGLAVQLRLAATLPEPNRDLTFVFYDAEEIAAQFNGLKRLVENHPEWLAGDFAVLLEPTDAQVHGGCQGTLRVRVQTTGRRAHSARSWLGENAIHKAAPILARLAAYEPRRVVIDGLVYPEGLNAVMIEGGHAGNVIPDTCAVIVNYRFSPDQTEAEALAHVTEVFEGFEVVPTDSAPGALPGLSQPAAAAFVAAIGTEPFGKESWTDVARFSALGIPAVNYGPGNPKLAHTREENVSVAAVLEAEERLRAWLTA; this is encoded by the coding sequence ATGACCGCCAGCCCGCTCGACCTCAGCCAGGATGCCGCCGTCGTCACGGCGCAGCTCGTGGACATCCCCTCCGTCAGCCTCGCCGAGAAGGCGCTGGCCGACATCGTGGAGGAGGCGCTGCGCGCCCTTCCGCACCTGACCGTGGACCGGGACGGGGACGCGGTCGTGGCGCGGACGAACCTGGGCCGCGCCGAGCGGGTGGTGCTCGCCGGACACCTGGACACGGTGCCGATCGCGGACAACCTGCCGTCCCGGCTCGACGCCGACGGCCTGCTGTGGGGCTGCGGCACCACCGACATGAAGTCCGGCCTCGCCGTACAGCTGCGCCTCGCCGCGACGCTGCCCGAGCCCAACCGCGACCTCACCTTCGTCTTCTACGACGCCGAGGAGATCGCCGCCCAGTTCAACGGCCTCAAGCGGCTCGTCGAGAACCACCCCGAGTGGCTGGCCGGCGACTTCGCGGTGCTCCTGGAGCCCACCGACGCCCAGGTGCACGGCGGCTGCCAGGGCACCCTGCGGGTCAGGGTGCAGACCACCGGCCGCCGCGCCCACTCCGCACGCAGCTGGCTCGGTGAGAACGCCATCCACAAGGCCGCGCCGATCCTCGCCCGGCTCGCCGCCTACGAGCCCCGCCGGGTCGTCATCGACGGGCTGGTCTACCCCGAGGGTCTGAACGCGGTGATGATCGAGGGCGGGCACGCGGGGAATGTGATTCCCGACACGTGCGCGGTGATCGTCAACTACCGGTTCTCGCCCGATCAGACCGAGGCCGAGGCGCTCGCGCACGTCACCGAAGTCTTCGAGGGATTCGAGGTCGTGCCCACCGACAGCGCGCCCGGCGCGCTGCCCGGACTGTCCCAGCCGGCCGCCGCCGCGTTCGTCGCGGCCATCGGAACCGAGCCGTTCGGCAAGGAATCCTGGACCGACGTGGCCCGTTTCTCCGCCCTCGGCATCCCGGCGGTCAACTACGGCCCCGGCAATCCCAAGCTGGCCCACACCCGCGAGGAGAACGTGTCGGTGGCCGCCGTCCTGGAGGCCGAGGAGCGGCTGCGGGCCTGGCTCACCGCCTGA
- a CDS encoding TIGR00730 family Rossman fold protein: MSTARRDTSNAQEAAAAANEAAERSSPQGQGWPERHTGPVVRRRDQVQAGTTDQRLLDSRGPSEWVHGDPWRVMRIQSEFVEGFGALAELGPAVSVFGSARTPVDSVEYAAGIAIGRALAEAGFAVITGGGPGAMEAANKGAGEAGGVSVGLGIELPFEQGLNPYVDIGVNFRYFFVRKTMFVKYARGFVVLPGGFGTLDELFEAITLVQTKKVTRFPIVLFGTAYWSGLVDWVRGTLIAGGKASAADLELFHLTDDVDEAVALVTKETEG; this comes from the coding sequence ATGAGTACCGCACGCAGGGACACGAGCAACGCGCAGGAGGCGGCAGCGGCGGCCAACGAGGCGGCCGAGCGCTCTTCTCCGCAGGGACAGGGCTGGCCGGAACGGCACACCGGGCCGGTGGTCCGGCGGCGCGACCAGGTACAGGCCGGCACCACCGACCAGCGGTTGCTGGACAGCCGCGGCCCCTCGGAATGGGTGCACGGCGATCCCTGGCGGGTCATGCGCATCCAGTCCGAGTTCGTCGAGGGATTCGGCGCCCTGGCCGAACTCGGCCCCGCCGTCAGCGTGTTCGGCTCCGCCCGCACCCCGGTCGACTCGGTGGAGTACGCGGCGGGCATCGCGATCGGCCGGGCGCTGGCCGAGGCCGGCTTCGCGGTGATCACCGGTGGTGGCCCCGGTGCGATGGAGGCCGCCAACAAGGGCGCGGGCGAGGCGGGCGGGGTGTCCGTCGGGCTCGGCATCGAGCTGCCCTTCGAGCAGGGCCTCAACCCCTACGTCGACATCGGGGTGAACTTCCGCTACTTCTTCGTCCGCAAGACGATGTTCGTGAAGTACGCGCGCGGTTTCGTCGTGCTCCCCGGCGGCTTCGGCACCCTGGACGAGCTGTTCGAGGCCATCACCCTCGTCCAGACGAAGAAGGTCACCCGGTTCCCGATCGTCCTGTTCGGCACCGCCTACTGGAGCGGCCTCGTCGACTGGGTCCGGGGCACCCTGATCGCGGGCGGCAAGGCCTCCGCGGCCGATCTGGAGCTGTTCCATCTGACCGACGACGTGGACGAGGCCGTGGCCCTGGTCACCAAGGAGACCGAGGGCTGA
- the sigE gene encoding RNA polymerase sigma factor SigE has translation MVVALLETTRADRGGAAAAGDRGVLRHILRSSGQPKSVTNTADRSRNDVPANATFATDGENQAWTPPSWEEIVSTHSARVYRLAYRLTGNQHDAEDLTQEVFVRVFRSLSTYTPGTFEGWLHRITTNLFLDMVRRRQRIRFDALGDDAAERLPSREPSPAQHFNDTHFDADVQQALDTLAPEFRAAVVLCDIEGLSYEEIAATLGVKLGTVRSRIHRGRSHLRKALEHRSPAARPGRALAAAVPKPGLEGGRA, from the coding sequence ATGGTAGTGGCTCTACTGGAGACCACCAGAGCCGACAGGGGAGGTGCGGCTGCGGCCGGTGATCGGGGAGTGCTCCGGCATATTCTCAGGTCTTCCGGACAGCCGAAATCCGTGACCAACACTGCTGACCGTTCACGCAACGACGTACCCGCCAACGCGACCTTCGCCACCGACGGGGAGAACCAGGCGTGGACGCCTCCTTCCTGGGAGGAGATCGTCAGCACGCACAGTGCCCGCGTCTACCGCCTGGCGTACCGCCTGACGGGCAACCAGCACGATGCCGAGGACCTCACCCAAGAAGTCTTCGTCCGTGTCTTCCGTTCCCTGTCCACGTACACGCCCGGCACCTTCGAGGGCTGGCTGCACCGCATCACCACCAATCTCTTCCTGGACATGGTGCGGAGACGTCAGCGGATCAGGTTCGACGCGCTCGGCGACGACGCGGCGGAGCGGCTCCCGAGCCGTGAGCCGTCCCCCGCACAGCACTTCAACGACACGCACTTCGACGCGGACGTCCAGCAGGCGCTGGACACCCTCGCACCGGAGTTCCGCGCCGCCGTCGTGCTCTGTGACATCGAGGGGCTGTCGTACGAGGAGATCGCCGCCACCCTCGGCGTGAAGCTCGGCACGGTCCGGAGCCGGATCCACCGCGGCCGTTCCCACCTGCGCAAGGCTCTTGAGCACCGTTCCCCCGCGGCCCGACCGGGTCGCGCGCTGGCCGCCGCCGTACCGAAACCGGGCCTGGAGGGCGGGAGAGCGTGA
- a CDS encoding sec-independent translocase, which translates to MFFDIGPMEMIALVILAVLVFGPDKLPKVIQDTMAFIRKVRAFSDSAKEDIRKELGPEFKDFEFEDLNPKTYIRKNILENEELGLQDLRNGFDFRKEMAEVTDAVNGTDTTAAAAAGAAGAATSTPDRLRKRETLDKDEPPPFDSDAT; encoded by the coding sequence GTGTTCTTCGACATAGGCCCGATGGAGATGATCGCGCTGGTCATCCTTGCGGTGCTCGTCTTCGGCCCGGACAAGCTGCCGAAGGTCATCCAGGACACGATGGCGTTCATCCGAAAGGTGCGGGCCTTCTCGGACAGCGCCAAGGAGGACATCCGCAAGGAGCTGGGGCCCGAGTTCAAGGACTTCGAGTTCGAGGACCTGAACCCGAAGACGTACATCCGGAAGAACATCCTGGAGAACGAGGAGCTCGGTCTGCAGGACCTGCGCAACGGCTTCGACTTCCGCAAGGAGATGGCCGAGGTCACGGATGCCGTGAACGGCACGGACACCACGGCCGCGGCCGCCGCCGGCGCCGCGGGTGCCGCCACGAGCACCCCGGACCGGCTCCGCAAGCGCGAGACGCTGGACAAGGACGAGCCCCCGCCGTTCGATTCCGACGCGACCTGA
- a CDS encoding O-methyltransferase, which produces MTGNRQASWAFADAFVAEDDALIRARRRAHESGLRPVSPGTGATLRLLAAASDAKAVVEIGTGTGVSGIHLLLGMRPDGVLTTVDSEPDRQQLAREAYRDAGFAANRARFIPGRALEVLPRLADGGYDLVFCDGDRLEYLDYLGESLRLLRPGGLVCFEGTFAQGRTLDAAHQDIEAVRLRELMRAVRESKAFAPVLLPTDDGLLCAVRRGA; this is translated from the coding sequence ATTACCGGCAACCGGCAGGCGAGCTGGGCGTTCGCCGACGCCTTCGTCGCCGAAGACGACGCGCTGATACGAGCCCGGCGGCGCGCCCACGAGTCCGGTCTGCGCCCTGTGTCCCCCGGAACCGGCGCGACGCTGCGGCTGCTCGCCGCCGCCTCCGACGCCAAGGCCGTCGTCGAGATCGGCACCGGCACCGGTGTGTCCGGCATCCATCTGCTGCTCGGGATGCGGCCGGACGGCGTGCTGACCACCGTCGATTCCGAACCCGACCGCCAGCAACTGGCCCGCGAGGCCTACCGCGACGCCGGCTTCGCCGCCAACCGCGCCCGGTTCATCCCCGGCCGCGCGCTGGAGGTCCTGCCGCGGCTGGCGGACGGCGGGTACGACCTCGTCTTCTGCGACGGGGACCGGCTGGAGTACCTGGACTACCTCGGCGAATCGTTGCGCCTGCTGCGTCCGGGCGGACTGGTCTGCTTCGAGGGGACCTTCGCCCAGGGCCGCACGCTCGACGCGGCCCACCAGGACATCGAGGCCGTGCGGCTGCGCGAGCTGATGCGCGCGGTCCGCGAGAGCAAGGCGTTCGCGCCGGTTCTGCTGCCCACCGACGACGGGCTGCTGTGCGCGGTCCGCAGGGGCGCGTAG
- the folP gene encoding dihydropteroate synthase — MLRLGTREFGDDELVIMAIVNRTPDSFYDQGATFTDEPALLRVERAVSEGAAIIDIGGVKAGPGEDVSAEEEIRRTVAFVAEVRRRHPDVVISVDTWRHEVGEAACEAGADLLNDAWGGVDPKLAEVAARYDVGLVCTHAGGVEPRTRPHRTGYEDVMADILRVTVGLAERAVGLGVRRDAVLIDPGHDFGKNTRHSLEATRRLPEMTETGWPVLVSLSNKDFVGETLDRPVKERLIGTLATTAVSAWLGARVYRVHEVAETRQVLDMVASIAGHRPPAVARRGLA, encoded by the coding sequence ATGCTGCGGCTGGGCACGCGGGAGTTCGGCGACGACGAACTGGTCATCATGGCGATCGTGAACCGGACACCCGATTCGTTCTACGACCAGGGCGCCACGTTCACCGATGAACCGGCCCTGCTGCGCGTGGAACGGGCGGTGTCCGAGGGCGCCGCAATCATCGACATCGGCGGGGTCAAGGCCGGTCCCGGCGAGGACGTCTCGGCCGAGGAGGAGATCCGCCGCACGGTCGCCTTCGTCGCCGAGGTCCGCCGGCGGCACCCGGACGTCGTGATCAGCGTCGACACCTGGCGGCACGAGGTGGGTGAGGCGGCCTGCGAGGCGGGCGCCGATCTGCTGAACGACGCCTGGGGCGGCGTCGACCCGAAGCTGGCCGAGGTCGCCGCCCGCTACGACGTCGGGCTGGTCTGCACGCACGCCGGCGGCGTCGAGCCGCGCACCCGCCCGCACCGGACCGGGTACGAGGACGTCATGGCGGACATCCTGCGGGTCACCGTGGGCCTCGCGGAGCGGGCCGTCGGGCTCGGTGTGCGGCGCGACGCCGTCCTCATCGACCCCGGGCACGACTTCGGCAAGAACACCCGGCACTCGCTGGAGGCGACGCGGCGGCTCCCGGAGATGACGGAGACCGGGTGGCCGGTGCTGGTGTCGCTGTCGAACAAGGACTTCGTGGGCGAAACGCTCGACCGCCCGGTCAAGGAACGGCTGATCGGGACGCTGGCGACCACCGCGGTCTCGGCCTGGCTCGGGGCGCGGGTGTACCGCGTCCACGAGGTCGCCGAGACCCGTCAGGTCCTCGACATGGTGGCCTCCATCGCGGGCCACCGGCCGCCCGCGGTCGCCCGCCGCGGGCTGGCGTAG
- a CDS encoding S1C family serine protease: protein MSDEADRPQWWSRPSGPVPGADGAGATGLAPDEAFPDPYLLNRMSGGASEPAPWQGPGIPARSRRRRAVPLIAGAALVALLAGGIGGAAGVYAERHSAQDGDQVTLPQVSEGSADRASDSVAGIAARTLPGVVYIHVKGAAGEDTGTGFVLDAKGHILTNNHVVGAAGKGADIQVTFNGGQRSKAKVVGVDSGYDLAVIEVSGVSGLRPLTLGDSDSVRVGDPVVAIGAPYGLEGTVTSGIISATRRPITAGGATDGSDVSYVDALQTDAPINPGNSGGPLVDGQGRVIGINSAIRAADDGSPAGGQGGSIGLGFAIPANQAKRVAEELINTGRATHPVIGVTVDMTYEGDGARVGGKAGTTAVTPGGPGDQAGIEAGDVITAVDGERVHRGEELIVKIRSHRPGDRLALTLVRAGSERTVELTLGSATGD from the coding sequence ATGAGCGATGAGGCGGACCGGCCGCAGTGGTGGAGTCGCCCGTCGGGCCCGGTGCCCGGCGCGGACGGCGCGGGGGCGACAGGACTCGCCCCGGACGAGGCGTTCCCCGACCCCTACCTGCTCAACCGGATGTCCGGCGGCGCCTCGGAGCCTGCTCCCTGGCAGGGTCCCGGCATCCCGGCACGCTCCCGTCGCCGACGGGCGGTCCCGCTGATCGCGGGCGCCGCGCTGGTGGCGCTGCTGGCCGGCGGGATCGGCGGAGCGGCCGGCGTCTACGCCGAACGGCACAGTGCCCAGGACGGCGATCAGGTGACACTGCCCCAGGTCTCCGAGGGCAGCGCCGACCGGGCGAGCGACAGTGTCGCGGGGATCGCGGCCAGGACGCTGCCGGGCGTCGTCTACATCCATGTGAAGGGCGCCGCGGGCGAGGACACCGGCACCGGGTTCGTGCTGGACGCCAAGGGCCACATCCTCACCAACAACCATGTGGTCGGCGCCGCCGGCAAGGGTGCCGACATCCAGGTCACCTTCAACGGCGGCCAGCGGAGCAAGGCGAAGGTGGTCGGGGTGGACAGCGGCTACGACCTCGCCGTCATCGAGGTCAGCGGGGTGTCCGGGCTGCGGCCGCTCACCCTCGGAGACTCCGACTCGGTGCGGGTCGGCGATCCGGTGGTCGCCATCGGCGCCCCGTACGGGCTCGAAGGCACCGTCACCTCGGGCATCATCAGCGCCACCCGCAGGCCGATCACGGCCGGCGGCGCCACCGACGGCTCCGACGTCAGCTATGTGGACGCGCTGCAGACCGACGCACCCATCAACCCCGGCAACTCCGGGGGCCCGCTCGTCGACGGGCAGGGGAGGGTGATCGGGATCAACAGCGCGATCCGGGCGGCCGACGACGGCAGTCCGGCCGGCGGCCAGGGCGGCAGCATCGGCCTCGGTTTCGCGATCCCGGCCAACCAGGCGAAGCGGGTCGCCGAGGAACTGATCAACACCGGCAGGGCCACCCATCCGGTGATCGGGGTGACCGTCGACATGACCTACGAGGGCGACGGCGCCCGGGTCGGCGGCAAGGCGGGCACCACCGCGGTGACCCCCGGCGGCCCCGGCGACCAGGCCGGCATCGAGGCCGGTGACGTCATCACGGCGGTCGACGGCGAGCGGGTGCACCGCGGCGAGGAGCTGATCGTCAAAATCCGCAGCCACCGACCGGGTGACCGCCTCGCACTCACGCTGGTGCGGGCCGGATCGGAGCGTACTGTCGAGCTGACCTTGGGTTCGGCCACCGGGGACTGA
- a CDS encoding DNA-3-methyladenine glycosylase I, with translation MTERGTVTGEDGLARCPWGLSAPEYVAYHDSEWGRPVHGDDALYERLCLEAFQSGLSWITILRRREGFRAAFADFSIKAVAAFTDEDRERLLADPGIIRNRAKIDASLANAHVAAGLGAGGLDELIWSHAPDPAGRPVPRTLDDVPATTPESAALAKDLKKQGFRFVGPTTAYAMMQACGLVDDHLAGCHVRTATA, from the coding sequence ATGACTGAGCGCGGCACGGTCACCGGCGAGGACGGCCTGGCCCGCTGCCCCTGGGGGCTGTCGGCGCCCGAGTACGTGGCGTACCACGACAGCGAGTGGGGCCGCCCGGTGCACGGCGACGACGCGCTCTACGAGCGGCTGTGCCTGGAGGCGTTCCAGTCCGGGCTCTCCTGGATCACGATCCTGCGCCGCCGCGAGGGCTTCCGCGCCGCCTTCGCGGACTTCTCCATCAAGGCGGTCGCGGCGTTCACCGACGAGGACCGGGAAAGGCTGCTCGCCGACCCCGGCATCATCCGCAACCGCGCCAAGATCGACGCGTCCCTCGCCAACGCCCACGTGGCCGCCGGGCTGGGCGCCGGCGGCCTCGACGAGCTGATCTGGTCGCACGCGCCGGACCCGGCGGGCCGGCCGGTGCCGCGCACGCTCGACGACGTACCGGCGACCACGCCCGAGTCGGCGGCGCTGGCCAAGGACCTCAAGAAGCAGGGCTTCCGCTTCGTCGGGCCGACCACGGCCTACGCGATGATGCAGGCCTGCGGCCTGGTCGACGACCACCTGGCCGGCTGCCACGTGCGCACCGCCACCGCGTAG
- a CDS encoding zf-HC2 domain-containing protein, giving the protein MSSSGTGQQHVASAEQHLGDRLAAFVDGELPDDTRDRVLAHLVTCPQCKTAADEQRRLKNVVATTAPPTLSAGLLARLQGLPGGGDDEGRGPFDGGLFSADVFGQSTAEEFSFLSPGPDLAAPTDVRSRGFRIHEVERSASSPGSASRGRRFAFAAAGAFSMAAIALGGALPMDAAIDSGAPRPEEQGPAVAPLSGVNSVSDLQPLRSDLVNSAEDRYLRHPPMASVTPASVTRPLMASVPVTKPAPTASLTPAATPGPAAHR; this is encoded by the coding sequence GTGAGCAGTAGCGGTACCGGCCAGCAACACGTGGCATCTGCCGAGCAGCATCTCGGCGATCGTCTCGCCGCGTTCGTCGACGGCGAGCTGCCCGACGACACCCGGGACCGGGTGCTCGCGCATCTGGTGACGTGTCCCCAGTGCAAGACAGCCGCCGATGAGCAGCGCCGGCTGAAGAACGTCGTGGCGACCACGGCGCCGCCGACCCTGTCCGCGGGCCTGCTGGCCCGGCTCCAGGGACTGCCGGGTGGTGGTGACGACGAGGGAAGAGGTCCGTTCGACGGCGGCCTCTTCAGCGCTGACGTCTTCGGGCAGAGCACGGCGGAGGAGTTCTCCTTCCTGTCCCCGGGTCCCGATCTCGCCGCACCGACCGATGTGCGGTCCCGCGGCTTCCGGATCCATGAGGTCGAGCGTTCGGCGTCCTCGCCCGGTTCGGCCTCGCGCGGCCGGCGGTTCGCCTTCGCGGCGGCCGGCGCGTTTTCGATGGCTGCCATCGCGCTCGGCGGTGCGCTCCCGATGGACGCGGCGATCGACAGCGGCGCCCCGCGTCCCGAGGAACAGGGCCCCGCGGTCGCCCCGCTCAGCGGCGTCAACTCGGTCTCCGACCTCCAGCCGCTGCGCAGCGACCTGGTGAACTCGGCGGAGGACCGCTATCTGCGGCATCCCCCGATGGCGAGCGTCACGCCGGCCTCGGTGACCCGTCCGCTGATGGCGTCCGTGCCGGTCACCAAGCCCGCACCGACCGCCTCGCTGACCCCAGCGGCCACTCCAGGACCTGCCGCACACCGCTGA
- a CDS encoding DUF3117 domain-containing protein, giving the protein MAAMKPRTGDGPLEVTKEGRSIIMRVPLEGGGRLVVELTPDEADALGDALKKAIA; this is encoded by the coding sequence ATGGCGGCCATGAAGCCGCGGACGGGTGATGGCCCGCTCGAGGTCACCAAGGAGGGGCGGAGCATCATCATGCGCGTTCCGCTCGAGGGCGGCGGACGGCTTGTTGTCGAGCTGACTCCTGACGAGGCGGATGCCCTCGGCGACGCGCTGAAGAAGGCCATCGCCTGA